The Solanum lycopersicum chromosome 6, SLM_r2.1 genome has a window encoding:
- the LOC101245553 gene encoding 2-methylacyl-CoA dehydrogenase, mitochondrial: MHKLFAVRSLSSTIAKNFKSLQNQQAAFSTSLLLDDTQKQFKESVAKFAQENIAPYAEKIDRTNSFPKEINLWKLMGDFNLHGITAPEEYGGLNLGYLYHCIALEEISRASGAVAVSYGVQSNVCINQLVRNGTPEQKQKYLPKLISGDHIGALAMSEPNAGSDVVSMKCRADRVDGGYVLNGNKMWCTNGPIANTLIVYAKTDTTAGSKGITAFIIEKEMSGFSTAQKLDKLGMRGSDTCELVFENCFVPKENVLGHEGKGVYVLMSGLDLERLILAAGPIGIMQACMDIVIPYVQQREQFGRPIGEFQLIQGKLADMYTALQSSRSYVYAVAKDCDNGKIDPKDCSGTILLAAERATQVALQAIQCLGGNGYINEYPTGRLLRDAKMYEIAAGTSEIRRIIIGRELFKHQ; this comes from the exons ATGCATAAATTATTTGCAGTAAGGTCCTTGAGTTCTACCATAGCCAAAAACTTCAAGTCCCTACAAAATCAACAAGCTGCTTTTTCAACTTCATTACTATTGGATGATACTCAAAAACag TTTAAAGAAAGTGTAGCAAAATTTGCTCAAGAGAATATAGCTCCTTATGCTGAAAAGATTGATAGAACAAACAGTTTCCCAAAG GAGATTAACTTGTGGAAATTGATGGGAGACTTTAATTTACATGGAATTACAGCACCAG AGGAATATGGTGGTCTCAACCTTGGATATTTATATCATTGCATTGCCTTAGAAGAAATTAGTCGTGCATCTGGTGCTGTTGCTGTTTCCTATGGTGTTCAATCCAACGTTTGCATTAACCAATTG GTTAGAAATGGAACCCCTGAgcagaaacaaaaatatttgccaaag CTTATAAGTGGGGATCACATTGGGGCTCTAGCCATGAGTGAACCAAATG CTGGGTCAGATGTTGTTAGCATGAAGTGTCGAGCCGATCGTGTCGATGGTGGCTATGTTttaaatggaaataaaatgtgGTGCACCAATGGTCCTATCGCTAATACTTTG ATTGTTTATGCAAAAACGGATACTACTGCTGGTTCTAAAGGAATTACAGCATTTATAATCGAAAAAGAAATGTCAGG ATTCTCAACTGCACAAAAATTGGACAAACTTGGGATGAGAGGAAGCGATAC GTGTGAACTTGTATTCGAGAATTGCTTTGTTCCTAAGGAAAATGTTTTAGGCCACGAaggaaaag GAGTGTATGTTTTAATGTCGGGGCTAGATTTGGAACGACTTATTTTAGCAGCAGGACCTATTGGAATAATGCAAGCATGTATGGATATTGTTATTCCTTACGTTCAACAAAGGGAGCAATTTGGAAGACCAATCGGCGAATTTCAACTTATACAG GGAAAACTAGCTGACATGTATACTGCTTTACAATCTTCAAG ATCATATGTGTATGCTGTTGCAAAGGACTGTGACAATGGGAAGATTGATCCaaag gaTTGTTCTGGGACTATACTACTGGCAGCTGAAAGAGCCACTCAAGTAGCTCTCCag GCAATTCAATGTCTAGGTGGAAATGGATATATAAATGAGTATCCAACAGGACGTTTACTGCGAGATGCCAAAATGTATGAGATTGCAGCAGGAACTAGTGAAATAAGAAGAATTATAATTGGTCGTGAGCTATTTAAACATCAATAA
- the LOC101245261 gene encoding nicotine N-demethylase CYP82E4-like — translation MEIHILSHVEAIIGILVFFFLLFLIRKAKTWKNSKKFGPAPPQLPGAWPIIGHLPQILSNTLDGRNRINKDGEIPLAHTLGALADKYGPVFTVRQGMFPIAVVSSYEAIKECFTTQDKNLANRVATCSCKYLGYDHANLTFANYGPYWRMVRKLVVNNLLSSKSLERLKHVRISEVESSIKELYTLFVANEAKNVPTKVDIGHWFDDMMLNITVKMIGGKRYSQVNNKEEEKEEAERFRKAFNETMYYIAIVGIEDAFPFPLLQWLDLQGNIKVMKRIADEMDVILQRWLDDHTNKRKNNESNDDQDLIDIMLTELDKDDFQYGYSRETIIKATMLTIVSDATHTTAVHLIWIIACLLNNKHVLEKVHEEIDTKVGKDRWVEDSDIKNLMYFQATIKEVLRLYPPSPMLVHEALADCQVLGYHISKGTRLFVNVWKLQKDSKFWPEPEKFLPERFLTTKAKVDVYGKDLEFIPFGSGRRSCPGITMAMQVTYLSIARLLQAFDFDLPNNDPLDMTEGPGFTAVKKVPLEVVVKPRMLPMYYGT, via the exons ATGGAAATTCACATTCTTTCACATGTTGAAGCTATTATTGGAATTCTAGTTTTTTTCTTCCTATTATTTCTCATAAGAAAAGCAAAAACTTGgaaaaatagcaaaaaatttGGTCCAGCCCCTCCACAACTTCCAGGAGCATGGCCAATTATAGGCCACCTCCCTCAAATCCTAAGCAACACGTTAGACGGTCGCAATAGGATCAACAAGGACGGTGAAATTCCTCTGGCCCATACCCTAGGTGCGTTAGCAGATAAGTATGGGCCAGTTTTCACCGTCCGTCAAGGGATGTTCCCAATAGCCGTTGTGAGTAGTTATGAAGCAATAAAAGAATGCTTTACTACACAAGACAAGAACTTAGCTAATAGAGTAGCTACTTGTTCTTGTAAATATCTTGGCTATGACCATGCAAATCTTACATTTGCAAATTATGGACCTTATTGGCGTATGGTTCGAAAATTGGTGGTTAATAATCTGCTATCGAGTAAGAGTCTGGAGAGGCTAAAGCATGTTCGAATTTCAGAAGTGGAGAGTAGTATCAAGGAGTTGTACACACTATTTGTTGCTAATGAAGCAAAAAATGTACCTACTAAAGTTGATATTGGTCATTGGTTTGATGATATGATGTTAAATATAACGGTGAAGATGATTGGTGGAAAGAGATATAGTCAG GTGAATAATAAAGAGGAGGAGAAGGAAGAAGCGGAACGTTTTAGAAAAGCGTTCAACGAAACGATGTATTATATAGCTATAGTTGGTATAGAGGATGCATTTCCATTTCCATTGCTACAATGGCTTGATTTGCAAGGTAATATTAAGGTGATGAAACGTATAGCTGATGAAATGGATGTTATTCTTCAACGTTGGCTTGATGATCATACTAATAAGAGGAAGAATAATGAGTCTAATGATGATCAAGATTTGATTGATATAATGTTAACAGAGTTAGATAAGGATGATTTCCAATATGGTTATTCAAGGGAAACTATTATCAAAGCTACAATGTTG ACTATAGTTTCAGATGCTACACATACCACAGCTGTTCATTTGATATGGATTATTGCCTGCTTACTAAACAATAAACATGTACTAGAAAAAGTCCATGAAGAAATTGACACAAAAGTTGGCAAAGATCGTTGGGTCGAAGATTCAGACATCAAAAACTTAATGTATTTTCAAGCAACAATTAAAGAAGTATTACGTTTATATCCACCATCACCTATGTTAGTTCACGAAGCCTTAGCTGATTGTCAAGTACTTGGTTACCATATTTCAAAAGGCACTCGTTTATTTGTAAACGTGTGGAAACTTCAAAAAGATTCGAAATTTTGGCCAGAGCCTGAAAAGTTTTTACCCGAGAGGTTTTTAACCACGAAGGCAAAAGTTGACGTCTATGGTAAAGATTTAGAGTTTATACCATTTGGTTCTGGAAGACGATCGTGTCCTGGAATTACTATGGCCATGCAAGTGACTTATCTTTCCATTGCGCGTTTACTTCAAgcatttgattttgatttaccTAATAATGACCCGTTGGATATGACCGAAGGGCCGGGTTTTACCGCGGTTAAAAAAGTTCCGTTGGAAGTTGTGGTAAAACCTCGTATGCTTCCTATGTATTATGGgacttaa